The nucleotide window CGGCTGCGCTGCAACCGCGGCCAGGCCCGACCGCCCGGGGCCGGCACCGCCCGGCTCCTCGCGTCACTTCCGCCCGCGCCGGCCCGCCCGCGCCTGCGCGCTGCCGCTCTCTCTCCGTGACGGCACCGGCGGAAGATGGTGAGTGAAGCCGGACTCGTCCGCCGCCATCCGCCGGCATCCGCGCCGGGACCACCGCTCTGAGCCCGCGGGACGCGCCCGAGGCAGCGCGGAGCCGGGGCCGGGGATGCGCCATGTCCCCGAGCCGGCCTCGGCTCCGCGCTGCGACAGCGGCTCGCTCGGTTCGGGCGGCCTGAGGGAGGCGGCCTGGATGAGGGGAATGGCAGCCGGGGCGCGggacagaggggctgcagcGCTCCGTGCCACCGCCGGCTGGCCCCGGGACGGACGGGGCTCTGCTCGGTCTCGGCGGCCCGAAGTGCCCCGGCAGGAGCTGCGGGGCTGCAGCAGCGCCAGCCCGGTGGCATTTCATCGCTAGTGCTCCAGGGGAGGGCAGCGAGGAGGATTGGAGGACTGGAACGGCTCACATGAGTACAGGTTGAGGAGgttgggcctgttcagcctcagAAGAGGCCATTGAGAGGGTATCTCactataataatatatataattagaTAGTTAAAATGGCCTACAAATATTATCTCTTTTCCTGTCAGGAGGCAGGAGGCAGGCTCTTCTCGGTGGTGCCAAGCCGTAGGACAAACGGGCAGAAACCGATGCACAGGAGGTCCTACCTGAGCACGGGGAAGaatttttctgtgcagtgactgagcactgaTGGGCTGCgcagagagggtgtggagtgtCCCTCAATGGAGATACTCGGGAAGCCTTTGGATGCagtcctgtgccatgtgctccgGGCCGATCCTGCTTGAGCAGGCAGGTTGGACCAGATGGTCTCTTCCAGCCGGACCCTGTGAATACTCAGttttcccaggctgcagggaaggctgtAGGGTGCTCAGTATCAGCTGCCAtgctggagaggggagcagtgaggagcaggCTGTCTCTGTAGAGCTGAAGCTCATTCTGGTTTGCCTTCCAACAGGCCAAGCGCACCAAGAAGGTCGGGATCGTGGGTAAATATGGGACCCGTTACGGTGCATCCCTTAGGAAGATGGTGAAGAAGATTGAAATCAGCCAGCATGCCAAGTATACCTGCTCCTTCTGCGGCAAGGTGAGAGATCTTCCccaaaaaaagtctttaaaaatcacattgttACTGATGCTAGAAAGCTGATTTGATGCCTCAGTAATTTTTGTACTGAAGAGAAATGTGCCTAGTTCCAAGACAGGGACTAGTGTGTAGtgagctttgtgctgctgtcagagtTCTTGAAAAAGAGAGTAGACATTTCACATGAATGTTTAGTAGTagttaaaggaaaacaaacattattACATTTCATGATACAAAAGAGTGAGCAATGTTGCTATATGTTTTACATAATTAATAAAAGAGACCTGACAGAATTTAAGCATCAAGTTATTATCTTTATAATTAAGGCTTGACTTGGACTTTTTACAGCATACCTGGCAGAGTAACAAAACTTGCTTTTTCCACTTTAAACTTCTGATGGCAGTTGCTTACTTTTGTGTGCTGTATAACTCTGGTTGGGGAAGAATTTCTGATAGAAAGTAATCTTAACTGTGTGTGTACATAATTAAAATTTCCTGTAAAATTTAGTTTTTGACAGTTTGAAAAGTCCATCAGCTTATGCTTtgcacagatatttttattgataTCTGTAGAGTAAGAATCTTTAAAGTgtttggaaatttaaaaatattttcattgtggGATTTTTACTTGCTTTGatttgttgttgggtttttttttttgtttgtttttaacttaCTGCCTTTCATATATGAAGTGAGAATGTTCAtagtctgcagagctgcct belongs to Serinus canaria isolate serCan28SL12 chromosome 7, serCan2020, whole genome shotgun sequence and includes:
- the RPL37A gene encoding 60S ribosomal protein L37a isoform X1; this translates as MQSCAMCSGPILLEQAKRTKKVGIVGKYGTRYGASLRKMVKKIEISQHAKYTCSFCGKTKMKRKAVGIWHCGSCMKTVAGGAWTYNTTSAVTVKSAIRRLKELKDQ